The nucleotide sequence CAGAAATATAATTGTATCTCGTTCCAATTTCTAGTAAAACAATTAAAACAATAAAAGCAAAAGCACCTAAAAAAGGTATTTTTTTATAGACAAAACCTTTCGCTCTAAATTCAACTTCTTTTTTTTCAGGCATGTAATATTTCCTTATCCGCATTTAGCGCTTCTTCTCTCATCATATCCCACAATTCTTTTTGTTTTTCATCCAGTTCAAGCATATGATTTTTACGTTCATTTAAAGGAATATTTATATCTATTATTTTTTGAATTTGCCCAGGTCTGTTTCCTAAAACAACAATCTTATGACCCAAACGTACAGCTTCACTTAAATTATGAGTTACATATACAGCAGTAAATTTTTCTTTTTCCCACAAAGAAATCAAATCTTCTAATAATAACTCTCTTGTTTGACTATCAAGTGCCGATAAAGGCTCATCCATTAATAAAACAGAAGGTTTTACACTAAGCGCTCTTGCAATTGCAACTCTTTGTTTCATACCTCCACTTAACTGTTTGGGTAAGGCTTTTTCGAAATCGCTTAATTTGGTTCTTTTTAATACATCTTTTATTATTGCATCTATTTCATTTTTACTTAAGTTGTGATTTTCTAAGACCAAAGCAATATTGTCATAAACATTTTTCCAAGGCAATAATGCAAAATCTTGAAAAATATAGGTCAAAGGATTTAAAGAAGCTTTTGAAGGCTCTCCTATTTGCATAACTTTTCCCTTTGATGGTTTTTCCAAACCACCAATTAATCTTAGTAATGTTGATTTTCCACAGCCAGATGGTCCAACAATACAAACAATCTCTTTTTCTTTAATAAATAAATTAATGTCTTTAAGAACCTCAAGTTTTTCATAAGAATGAGAAATATTTTCTATATGTAAATCCATGAATTTTACTATTAATAGGTTTTTACAAAACTGGTATCAACTAACATCTCAATAGTAATATGTTTTTTAACCATTTTTTTATCTTTAAACCATTTCAGTTGATCTTTGACACTTTTCATATTTAATTTTGCACCTTCGTTAATTCGCATAGAACCATTTCTAATAGAAGGCGCAGCTTTTTCATAAGGTTTACTTGTATATACATATTTATGTATTAATTTAACCATTTTTGTAGCTTCTTCTTCCCCTGCTGTTTTATCAACTAAAGCAAGATTATAATCATTGATTCCTTTTGAAAATGCTTTTAAGAATTTTCGTACTAAGTCTTTTTTATTTTTTGCATTATTAGAAGAAGTAAAAACAGCTGTTACTTGATAATCAGGAATATAATCAGATACTCTTCCAATAATAGAAATTTTAGGACTTTTATCTAAGGCTTTTGCAATATGAGGCACAATAGACCAAGCATCAATTTGTTGTGTTTTTAAAGCCCCAATAATTGCCCCTACTTTTTGTAAAGGTTTAACTTTAATATCTTTATTAGAAAAACCTTCTTTTTGTGCAATTTTATGAGCTACATAATGAAAAGAAGAACCTGTTTGAGTAATACCAAAGGTTCTACCTTTTAAATCTTTAGGTGTTTTAACACCTTCATCAATGGCTTTTTTTGAAGCTAAAATCATTTGCCCATCAATTCCAATTTCTTCATGTAAAGCCCCAGCAATTACTTTAATAGCACCTTTTCCAGCAAGATTAATTAAACCTCCAGAAATGGCAGTAATTCCAAAATCCACATCTCCTGATGCAATTGCGACCGCCATAGGTTGTGCGGATTTAAAGAATTTGAATTCTACTTCTAATCCTTGATCCTTAAAATATCCACGTTCATACGCTACAAAACTAGGAGCATGAGAAGTAAATCTCAAAGCCCCAATTCTAATTTTTTCTGCTTGTAAAGTAGTAAAACCCAAACTTACTAGTACGCAAAAAATCAATCCTGCTTTTAAATTCTTTCTATTTAACATTATAATCTCCCAATAATTATTTTCTTAAATACTTTAGCAAAATTTTAGTTTAGTATGTATAAAAAGTTCTTAAAAATAATTAATTGTAAATTTAGGGATGTTGAGTACTTGTAAATTATGTAAAATAAGCAGTAAGGATGATCAAAAAAATCAATTTTTAATCTTTATTTTAAGACAGATTTTTTATATTTAATTTCTTTAAATGAGGCCAAATTAGCTAAGGGTTCAGGTTTATGAAGCCCATAGCCTTGTGCATAATCTACATTCATTTCATTTAATATATCTGCAAGTTCTTGTGTTTCGACATATTCTGCAACCGTTTTTAACTCTAAAGAAGCTGCCATATTTATAATAGCTTGAACTAAGGTTTTATCTGATTTGCTACGCGTTAATACTTTAATCAAACTTCCATCTATTTTTAAATAATCAACATAAAGATCTCTTAAATAAGCAAAAGATGAAAAACCACTACCAAAATCATCTAAAGAAAATCTGCAGCCAATAGCTTTTAATACCCTAATATAGTGCTGTGCAGTATCAATACTAGTCATAGCAACGGATTCTGTTATTTCAAATATTATTTGATGTGCTTTACCTGATTTAGAAAGCAGTTTTACCAGTTTTGGTAAATATTCTTTATCAGCCAGCGTATGTCCTGAAATATTTATTGAAAAATCCATGTCTTCATCTAGTTTACTTGATAATAATGTTTCTATAACCCACCTATCAATATTTGGCATTAAACCAAAACGTTCAGCTGCGGGAAGAAATAAACCTGGGGGAATAATCTTCCCCTCTTTAGATATACCTCTAATTAATATTTCCACATGGCCTTTTGAATCAATATTTTGCAAAGGAACAATCCTTTGTCCATATAAACAAAACTCTTCATTTACAATCATTTGTGGAATTTTTGCTGCCCATTTTTCTTCTTTTCTAATCTCAATTAAATCTGGGTCAGACTCTTCATAAACCATTACTTTGCTGTTTCCTGGAATTTTTGCCATATTACAAGCAGCATCTGCTCGTGATAATACTTCTGTAAATAAAAAATCCTTCTTAGCTACTGCTAATCCAACAGAAGCACCTAAGTGCATTTTTTGTCCCATCCATGTAAAAGGGTGATTCTCAATTAAAGAAACAATTTCTTTTGAAATATCGCCTGCACTTTTAATATCTTTTATATTATTGAACCAAATAACAAATTCATCTCCCCCAACACGAGATATAGTACATTTTTTTTCTTTACAATATAAAGCAATTTTTTTTGTTAAACTAACTAATAATTCATCTCCTGCTGTATGCCCGTATAAATCATTCACTAATTTAAACCTATCTAAGTCTAAATAAGCCATAACTCCACCTTGTTTATAATTATCAATAACTATTGCAAGCCCTCTTCTGTTTAAAACACCTGTTAGGGTATCGTGCAGTGCTTGATGTTCCAAGGTACGACTAATATGCATATTTTTTTTAACAATCCAGATACTTAAAATAATACTAAGCACGGCACTTCCTAAACCAGAAAGTCCCAAAATCCAATAAATTCTATCTTTACTGTTTTTTAAATATGCAATAACTTTTGTTTCTTGAGTTTCTGCTAATTCTACTATTTTGTCAATTTCTTTTTCCATTGCATAAATATGTTTTTTATATTTAGCCATTTCTAATAATGCTTCGTATTGTGTGAGAGAAGAACTGTTTGACATTTTATTTAAAACAAGAGTAATTCCATCTTTATAGGAAGAGAAAGCATTTGAAAACAAAGAAGAAAATGATTTTGCTTTTATCTCACTTTCATTAAGTTCTTCTTCAAGTTTAAGAAACTGTATATTTGTTTCTAAAAGAGCTCTTTCCCAACGAATTCTTGTTCTTTTTTTATCAAAAGATGTTTTATTATATAAGAGAGTATCTTTTTCGAGTTTTCGTAGATTAATTAACATACTTTTTAAGGTTAAAGATTCCACTTGAGTATCAGAAAAAACAACCAAAGCATTGCTTGATTCATCCGTTATCTTTTCCATTTCCCATGCCCCAAAAACTCCTTGAAGTAAAATAATAAAAGCGATACTCAAAAGTCCAATTGCTGTATTTTTACCTAAACGTTTTGATTCTATATATAGCATGAGAAAAAATCCTTTTTATAAATTTTTCAACTGTAAAAAGTATATAATAATTTTATGTAATTAAAATCATTTACAATAATATTATCCTCTTAAAGCTTAAGTACTCGCATTTATAAAAAAATAGAAGTACTCATTTTTATATTTTTAAAAATAAATATTCATTAAATAATATATTTAACTATCTGTTTTTAGCATAAATAATACTAATAAAACTGTAATTAATCCTTCTTAAGTAAGAAAAAACAACAAAGCTCAATACTAAATTCCTAGCTATTTAAACAAGTAAGTATCTTGTCATCTATCACTAAGTACCATTTTTAAAAGCACAAAAGAAGAACTTAACTAAGAAAAACGAAGGGATACTGAAATATTAATATCTTTAATAAAAAAGAACAAAATAAATCTATTTTTAGGGAGTAAAAATATCATAAAAAACAAGAAGATAAAAACAAACAACAAGCACTTCAAGTAAAAATGCGAAGATAGAAAATATGATGCCCGTATAAAAAAGTGTCTTATTTAAAAACATAGAGAATAAATTTACTGTTAGAAAACAAGACAGTATAAAACCTAGTATTATTAAAGAAAAAGCACTGTTTATAAAAGTATCTTCAGGGTATTTACCATAAGCATGTGTATAAACCAGTACTAAAAGAGCAAAAGAGCAAAAAGGAAGCAGATATAAAATTAAAATTTTAAATTTTTTACTCATATGTCTTCTTATTTTTTAGCAAAATTTATTATCATTTGGATTTAAATTGTTAAATAAAAGAATTTTGTCCAATCTTATTTTTTGAGCATTTTCAAGAATCATATATTCCGCTTTATCTATTATTTTTAAATCAACAATTTTTTGTTTTATCTCTTTTTTTTCATCTTCTTCTTGATATACAATAGTACATATAACTTTTTTTACAGCAGCTTCTTCTAATTCATCATAAAAATGACAAGCAATACTTTGGTATTCATCCATCTTAGTCTCCAATATTAAATTAATTTATAAAAAAGATTGTATCACATTTTAGAAAATTACCTTCTTCGCTTTTTATCAAGTGGCAAATTAAAAGAGATTCTTAGAGGAGGTAAAACCTTACAATTTTCGATGGTTTAAATAATACTTTTAAAATGAAACAGCATATAACAAAGGACTTATCTTGCTTGATATTATAAATATTGGTATTAGGGCAAATTGATACAAGTATGATGTTTGAGTAAGTAGTTAAAACTAGTATAAATTATATTTTCTTTACTTTGTTAATCTAAGGTAAATTCTCTTTTTGTTTATTTAGTGCTTGCGTTAAAATGTTTGCATACTCACTTATTCCATCAACATATTTAACAGGTTCTGCACCTCTTGCATAACCATATTTAAGTGTTCTGTAGTATTTTTTTTGAGTTAATAAAGGCAATATTTCTCTTATATCCAACCAGGAATTTGGATTTTTATGTAAGCGTTTTGCTAAAACTCTGGCATCATGAATATGCCCCATTCCCACATTATATGCAGCAAGTGCAAACTTCATTCTATCATCTTTGTTTTCTACATCTTTGGGAACATCTTTTATCATCTTAGCCATATATTTAGCCCCACCAAAAATATTCTCTTTGGCATTTAATCGATTTTTCACACCTACCGTTTTTGCAGTAGTACGCGTTAACATCATAATGCCTCTAACCCCTGTATAACTCCGTGCTTTGGAATTCCAGTGTGATTCTTGATAAGATTGTGCAGCTAAATATATCCAAGAAATATCATTTTCTTTTGCAGCAGCAATAAAATATTTTTTATATTTGGGAAGTCTTGCTTTAATTCTTTTATGAAAAACTACTGTATTGTAATAATCAAAGATATTGATGTGCCCATAATATTTATCTTTAAGTTTCGCCATATCTCCATTTTGGATGTAGGTATTTAACCACCTATACATATCATTTATAAGAGTATCACTGTTTTCTCTAAGAACCCATGAAAGAGATTCTCTTTCACTAATGGAGAAAGCAAAAGATAAAGAAGGATAGTATCTCTGGTTGATTGAAAATATATTACTATCTGCAATCGTACAATCAATTTTGTCTTTAGAAACCATCTCTAAAAGCTGGCTTGAGGAAAACTCTGTGCTTATTTCATACATAATATTAGGATTCTTCTCTTTTGCATCTTTAAGACTTCTTTCATAAGAGGTGCTTTCTCCAACCATAATACTTAAACCAATTAAATCCTCTAAAGCATTTGGAAACTTTCCTTTTTTGAAAAGCTTGCGACTGCATATAACTTGCTGTTGTACTTGATAATAAGAAGGTCCAAAAATATATTCATTTTCTCGATCCGCCGTTCTTGTAATCGCAGCTGAAGTAATATCGCCAAAACCTGTTTTAGTAAGTTTTAACGCTTCTGATATTGTAGAAACTACTTTAAGATTAAGTTTTACGCCTATATCATCTGCATACGCTTTTAATAACTCATACTCAAATCCTTCTTTTTTACTGTGGCCATAATAATACACAGTAGGTGAATTTACAACAATAGCATGCAGTTGTTTTTTGTTTTTTATTTTTTCAAGTTTAGAAAAAGGTAAAATCTCTTTTATAAATGAAGCAGTATATTTATCTTGGAAGCTGTATCCTATAAAAAAAAATAGTATGGCTACTAAAAAATATTTTATAAAATTATTCATATATAAGTATAGCAAAAGATAAAGAAAAGCTATAATTATTATGTATTTAACAATATAATGAAACTACTTTTTAAAATACGCAAGCTAATAATCTTAATTAACACCTTGATCTATTAAGATTTTGTAATTCTCACAGCCATTTTTATAACCAGAAGCACAAGCTATCTCAAATAGTTCTTTTGCAATATTTAAATTTTGTTTTACTCCCTTACCAAAAGCATACAAAAGACCTAAGTTATAACAAGCTACACCCAAACCACCAGAACAAGCTTGAGAGTAAAGTTTTGAAGCTTTTTGTTTGTTTTGTTCTACTCCATCACCTTTCTCATATAAAATACCTAAGTTAAAACAAGAAATTGCATAAAACTCATTACACGCTTTTGCATAAAGTATTGCCGCTCTTCCTTTATCTTGTTTTACTCCATCCCCATTACTATACATATGAGCTAGGTTGTAACAAGAAACAAAATATCCATAATCACAGCCTTTGGAATAAAACATTGAAGCTTTTTCTTTATCTCCTTCTACACCATCTGCATTATTATAAATATGTGCTAGGTTATAACAACCAACAGCAATTCTGCTATCACAAGCTTTTAAATAAAATTCTGTAGCTTTTTGTTTATCTTGTTTTATACCATCTCCTAAATTAAAGATCTGCGCTAAGTTGTAACAAGCCACTGCAATTCCATCTTTACAATCTTTTGAATAAAGTTCTACTTTTGTTACAACTTTTTTTTTCTCTTTTGTTCCTATTTCTCCTTTGTAATACAACAAAGCAGTCTTATAACAAGAATTTGAATATTCACTCTCACAATCTATTGTCCATGATTTTATTATATTTTCTTTATTAAAACTAGCATATACACCATCAGATGCAATATTAGCATTTAACGTTGCGATAATTATTAGAATAATCAAAAATATTTTTTTCATTATCTTCCTTCTAATTACATTAATAAGTTATATTATTATATAATAAGAAAAATAAAATATAAATGTATAAATAATTTTAGCTAATAATTCTAAGGATTTTATCGTTTAGATATCTTATTTATCAGCTTTTTATAGTGTTTATAATTTTTTGAAATTAGCTATAAGCTCCAATAATTCCTAGGTAAAGGTGTAAATTAAAACTTCTTATTTAACTTAAGTAATTTTTTAAGCTAAAGAGTTTTTTTCCTTCAAAGTAAATAAAAATAAGCTTAAATTCTTATGCTATAAGGACTTCATAATCTTTTGATAATTTGAGTTATTTGAAGGAAGGGAGCACATTCTTTCTTGATTGCAAAAAAGAAACAAAGAAACAAAGAAACAAAGCTGTGTTGGAGAAGGTAGGATGAACGCCCTCTTCTTCTTGCACTCTCGGTGAGAAAACGTACGATTTAGTATATTGTAGAGAATTTCATATCATAACTAAACAATAAAAAATTCAATGTTTATATTTAAATTTAATTTAATATTAATTAAAACAATAATATAATATTTTATATTATTAATATATAATAATTACTACTTACATTGGAGATTTTTTATGAATAAAATCGTTTTAATTTTATTGGCAATATTTTTACCACCTCTTGCCGTTTTTCTAACAAAAGGTGCAGGAAGAGATCTGCTTATAAATGTTTTACTTTGTCTACTTTTTTTCATTCCAGGTTCAATTCATGCAATTTGGCTTGTTCTTAAATAGCCAATATATGATCTTTATTAATTCTTATTAGAATAAAACTCATAGTTATAGAGCTCATACAAAG is from Campylobacteraceae bacterium and encodes:
- a CDS encoding ABC transporter ATP-binding protein, producing MDLHIENISHSYEKLEVLKDINLFIKEKEIVCIVGPSGCGKSTLLRLIGGLEKPSKGKVMQIGEPSKASLNPLTYIFQDFALLPWKNVYDNIALVLENHNLSKNEIDAIIKDVLKRTKLSDFEKALPKQLSGGMKQRVAIARALSVKPSVLLMDEPLSALDSQTRELLLEDLISLWEKEKFTAVYVTHNLSEAVRLGHKIVVLGNRPGQIQKIIDINIPLNERKNHMLELDEKQKELWDMMREEALNADKEILHA
- a CDS encoding ABC transporter substrate-binding protein, with amino-acid sequence MLNRKNLKAGLIFCVLVSLGFTTLQAEKIRIGALRFTSHAPSFVAYERGYFKDQGLEVEFKFFKSAQPMAVAIASGDVDFGITAISGGLINLAGKGAIKVIAGALHEEIGIDGQMILASKKAIDEGVKTPKDLKGRTFGITQTGSSFHYVAHKIAQKEGFSNKDIKVKPLQKVGAIIGALKTQQIDAWSIVPHIAKALDKSPKISIIGRVSDYIPDYQVTAVFTSSNNAKNKKDLVRKFLKAFSKGINDYNLALVDKTAGEEEATKMVKLIHKYVYTSKPYEKAAPSIRNGSMRINEGAKLNMKSVKDQLKWFKDKKMVKKHITIEMLVDTSFVKTY
- a CDS encoding EAL domain-containing protein; translated protein: MLYIESKRLGKNTAIGLLSIAFIILLQGVFGAWEMEKITDESSNALVVFSDTQVESLTLKSMLINLRKLEKDTLLYNKTSFDKKRTRIRWERALLETNIQFLKLEEELNESEIKAKSFSSLFSNAFSSYKDGITLVLNKMSNSSSLTQYEALLEMAKYKKHIYAMEKEIDKIVELAETQETKVIAYLKNSKDRIYWILGLSGLGSAVLSIILSIWIVKKNMHISRTLEHQALHDTLTGVLNRRGLAIVIDNYKQGGVMAYLDLDRFKLVNDLYGHTAGDELLVSLTKKIALYCKEKKCTISRVGGDEFVIWFNNIKDIKSAGDISKEIVSLIENHPFTWMGQKMHLGASVGLAVAKKDFLFTEVLSRADAACNMAKIPGNSKVMVYEESDPDLIEIRKEEKWAAKIPQMIVNEEFCLYGQRIVPLQNIDSKGHVEILIRGISKEGKIIPPGLFLPAAERFGLMPNIDRWVIETLLSSKLDEDMDFSINISGHTLADKEYLPKLVKLLSKSGKAHQIIFEITESVAMTSIDTAQHYIRVLKAIGCRFSLDDFGSGFSSFAYLRDLYVDYLKIDGSLIKVLTRSKSDKTLVQAIINMAASLELKTVAEYVETQELADILNEMNVDYAQGYGLHKPEPLANLASFKEIKYKKSVLK
- the mltF gene encoding membrane-bound lytic murein transglycosylase MltF → MNNFIKYFLVAILFFFIGYSFQDKYTASFIKEILPFSKLEKIKNKKQLHAIVVNSPTVYYYGHSKKEGFEYELLKAYADDIGVKLNLKVVSTISEALKLTKTGFGDITSAAITRTADRENEYIFGPSYYQVQQQVICSRKLFKKGKFPNALEDLIGLSIMVGESTSYERSLKDAKEKNPNIMYEISTEFSSSQLLEMVSKDKIDCTIADSNIFSINQRYYPSLSFAFSISERESLSWVLRENSDTLINDMYRWLNTYIQNGDMAKLKDKYYGHINIFDYYNTVVFHKRIKARLPKYKKYFIAAAKENDISWIYLAAQSYQESHWNSKARSYTGVRGIMMLTRTTAKTVGVKNRLNAKENIFGGAKYMAKMIKDVPKDVENKDDRMKFALAAYNVGMGHIHDARVLAKRLHKNPNSWLDIREILPLLTQKKYYRTLKYGYARGAEPVKYVDGISEYANILTQALNKQKENLP
- a CDS encoding sel1 repeat family protein → MKKIFLIILIIIATLNANIASDGVYASFNKENIIKSWTIDCESEYSNSCYKTALLYYKGEIGTKEKKKVVTKVELYSKDCKDGIAVACYNLAQIFNLGDGIKQDKQKATEFYLKACDSRIAVGCYNLAHIYNNADGVEGDKEKASMFYSKGCDYGYFVSCYNLAHMYSNGDGVKQDKGRAAILYAKACNEFYAISCFNLGILYEKGDGVEQNKQKASKLYSQACSGGLGVACYNLGLLYAFGKGVKQNLNIAKELFEIACASGYKNGCENYKILIDQGVN
- a CDS encoding YqaE/Pmp3 family membrane protein gives rise to the protein MNKIVLILLAIFLPPLAVFLTKGAGRDLLINVLLCLLFFIPGSIHAIWLVLK